TTGATTGAGCTTCAATAACAAAAAAAATCCGGCCATAAGCCGGATTTTTTTGTTATTGAAAATCTGTCTTGCTCTATTTTGAAATATTTTTTTCCTCTTCTTTAATAAGTAGATCATAGGCATCTTTATAATATCTTGAAAGATATTTCCAATCAAAATGCTCTGAAGAACTTTCCACCATGTTTCGTTGAGAAATCCGCTCCCTGCGGGTTAATTGAACGAATGAGAATAACATGTTAGCCAAAGACTCTGCTGATTTTGAATAGTCGTTATGCCTTCGTCGAACTATATATATCCCATGAGACTCCTCATTAGGTAAGTTGCTCAATACATAATCCCCAAATCCTGATAAATCACTTGTAACCGTAGGTATACCACTTGCTACACATTCTAAGGGTGTGTAGCCCCACGGTTCGTAATAACTTGGGAATATACCCAAATGACAACCTCTAAGAAATTGATGATATTCTAAACCGAATAGAGGGTTAGTAGGGGAAATGAAGTCGGGGTGATAAACAACTTTAACTTTATCGTTTTTAGCATTGTGCAATTGAACGCGTCTAAGGTGGTTTACAATTTGATCATTATGGTTGTCAACTAAATCATGTGTGACAATGTATGGTAACTCTTCATTTTTCCAGCTCAGCAGTGTTCTTCTTAATCGTAGTTTCCAATAATCATCCACAAAATCATTTAATTGTGGCATTTTTTTATCTGGGTTGTATGCTGAAGCTAAGAAAAGTTTATCTCCAATTTGCTTTCTGATAGCTGTGCATGTATCCCGAACCTCCTCCATTAGTGCACGTGAGTGTAATACTTTGGAATTAATTGAATAGAAATCTTGCTTAGTAATAATGAACATTACAACCGTTACATCAATTCCGGAACGCTGCATTTTTTTATTTAATCGTTCAATTGCATCAATTGTAAGATCAAATCCTTTATTTACATATTCAAATCTGCCAGATGTGAAGAAATATAGGGTGTTTTCAAGATCGAAAGAATAATTATGAAAAAAATGCCCCATTACAAACTGGTGAATTTTCTGTTTGTACTCCAAATGCAGGTTTTGGAATTCATGTAAGGCGACAAATCGTTCTATATTTATTCCGTTTGGTGTAATTACATCAGGTTTTCTACCTACTAAAACTTCACATTCATAAGCCGTTATTTCACTAACAGTAGTAAAAATATCAGCATTTTTTGCAGCAGATCGTTCAAGCAAGACCTTAGATACGCAATTGAACCTAACGGCTTCTCGTTCCCAATTTATGCCAGGTAATATATCATAAAACCGAGGAGTGGTGGTTGCTAAATAGCGTCCTAATTGAGTTGCATGGGTGGTAAATACAGTTTTAATAGGGAGCCCCATTTTTTTAATTGTGGGTATAGGGCTTCCAACCATCCATTCATGGAAATGAGCATATATCTTTTTGGTAGTTGTACCAGGTTGTGCTAGAAATTCCAGATAAATTTTAACAGCATCTCCAAAGGCAATGGTTTGATCTACCAATTCATCATAATTTACCGTATCAATTTGATGGTTTTCCCATAAAAAATATTTAACCTCGTGTAAACGAGAATACACAGGAGCGAAATTGATTAAAATGACCTTGGGGTTTCCTGAAACAAGCCAAGTGCCGTAATGAACTTCATATCCGAGACTTTGCATTTTAAGTGCGGCCCTACCAAAAGCATCATCA
Above is a window of Solitalea lacus DNA encoding:
- a CDS encoding glycosyltransferase; translation: MQQNKSLLVEIAWEVCNQVGGIYTVIRSKAPAMVDMWEDNYCLIGPLFPGKMPAEFEATTKYDDAFGRAALKMQSLGYEVHYGTWLVSGNPKVILINFAPVYSRLHEVKYFLWENHQIDTVNYDELVDQTIAFGDAVKIYLEFLAQPGTTTKKIYAHFHEWMVGSPIPTIKKMGLPIKTVFTTHATQLGRYLATTTPRFYDILPGINWEREAVRFNCVSKVLLERSAAKNADIFTTVSEITAYECEVLVGRKPDVITPNGINIERFVALHEFQNLHLEYKQKIHQFVMGHFFHNYSFDLENTLYFFTSGRFEYVNKGFDLTIDAIERLNKKMQRSGIDVTVVMFIITKQDFYSINSKVLHSRALMEEVRDTCTAIRKQIGDKLFLASAYNPDKKMPQLNDFVDDYWKLRLRRTLLSWKNEELPYIVTHDLVDNHNDQIVNHLRRVQLHNAKNDKVKVVYHPDFISPTNPLFGLEYHQFLRGCHLGIFPSYYEPWGYTPLECVASGIPTVTSDLSGFGDYVLSNLPNEESHGIYIVRRRHNDYSKSAESLANMLFSFVQLTRRERISQRNMVESSSEHFDWKYLSRYYKDAYDLLIKEEEKNISK